A region from the Moritella sp. Urea-trap-13 genome encodes:
- the atpE gene encoding F0F1 ATP synthase subunit C, which translates to METVSATIFAVAILLGLAAFGTAIGFAILGGKFLESSARQPEMAPALQTKMFIVAGLLDAISMIAVGIALFLLFANPFIA; encoded by the coding sequence ATGGAAACTGTATCAGCTACTATTTTCGCTGTTGCTATCTTACTAGGTCTTGCTGCATTCGGTACAGCAATTGGCTTCGCTATTTTAGGCGGCAAATTCCTAGAGTCTTCTGCTCGTCAACCAGAGATGGCACCAGCATTACAAACTAAAATGTTCATTGTTGCTGGTCTTCTTGATGCGATCTCTATGATTGCAGTTGGTATCGCATTATTCCTATTATTCGCGAACCCATTCATCGCTTAA
- the atpB gene encoding F0F1 ATP synthase subunit A yields the protein MSATGEALTSTQYIQHHLTNLAVGEGFWTWHLDTLFVTLALGILFLGTFYRVGQKATTGVPGKFQCFVEMSIEFVNDIVKESFHGRNALIAPLSLTIFMMVILMNTMDLIPVDFIPEAAKAIGIDYMKVVPTTDLNTTFAMSLSIFALIVGFSIKVKGFRGFTRELTMNPFNHWVFIPFNFALEMVTLLAKPISLALRLFGNMYAGELIFILIALMPWYLQWGLSVPWAIFHILVIVLQGFIFMMLSMVYLSSACEDH from the coding sequence ATTTAGCGGTTGGTGAAGGATTTTGGACTTGGCACCTAGACACACTTTTCGTAACCCTCGCTTTAGGGATTTTATTCTTAGGGACATTCTATCGAGTTGGTCAGAAAGCGACAACGGGCGTACCGGGTAAATTTCAATGTTTCGTTGAAATGAGCATCGAGTTTGTAAACGACATTGTGAAAGAATCTTTCCATGGTCGTAATGCATTAATAGCTCCGCTGTCATTAACTATCTTTATGATGGTTATTCTGATGAACACAATGGATTTGATTCCTGTAGATTTTATTCCTGAAGCAGCAAAAGCAATTGGAATTGACTATATGAAAGTTGTTCCAACAACAGACTTAAATACTACTTTCGCTATGTCGTTAAGTATTTTTGCACTAATTGTTGGTTTCAGCATCAAGGTTAAAGGTTTTCGTGGGTTCACTCGTGAACTGACTATGAATCCATTTAACCATTGGGTATTTATTCCTTTTAACTTTGCACTGGAAATGGTTACTTTACTGGCTAAGCCTATCTCATTAGCGCTGCGTTTGTTTGGTAATATGTACGCAGGTGAGCTGATCTTTATTTTGATCGCGCTTATGCCTTGGTACCTTCAGTGGGGACTAAGTGTGCCATGGGCGATTTTCCATATTTTGGTAATCGTTCTACAAGGGTTTATCTTCATGATGCTGTCTATGGTTTACCTAAGCAGTGCATGTGAAGATCATTAA